CAGTACACCGCTCTTGACCTGCCAGGCCCAGAACTGACGCGAGATCTGGAAGGCTTCGTTGATTTCGATGGCCTTGGAGATGTCGATCTTGCCGTTCTTGTCTTCCGGGGTGTAGTTCAGCTCGGCCAGGGCGGAGTGACCGGTACCGGCGTTGTTCCAGCCGTTGGAGCTTTCTTCCGCCACGCCGTCCAGGCGCTCGACCATCTGCATCGACCAGGTAGGCTCCAGCTCGTTCAGCCAGATACCCAGGGTCGAACTCATGATCCCGCCGCCAACCAGCAGGACGTCAACTTTCTTGACCTCGGCGGCCTGGGCGGACATGAAGCTCGCCGAGAGCGCCAGGCCCAGCAAGGCCGTGTTCACTTTCTTAAACATGTTGTAGTTCCTAGGATTAATGCCGTCCCTCCTGCCACTCTTGTACCGCAGGTGGCCGGGAACAGGCATCCAGTGCCAGGAACTCCAGGGCCAGCCGGGTAAGACTGGAAGGGCGACTCACCAGATCGACGCGGATCGATCCCATTGTTATGTCCCTCCCGTGCTGACTTCTTGTAAGTTGTTGGCTTCAGCGACTTCGATGACACATCTACAGCAGGGCGGCCCGATGTCTTGGCATCGGGCGAACCCCTGACTCACACCCCACCATGGATCACGAGCCCTTGCGTTCAGGCACCCGGCAGGCAAGGCCGGGCGTAGTCCAACCGCCTTCATGAAATGGGCAGGAATGGGGCCTGAACGATTCAGCCGGGCATTTTAGCCGAAAAAGTGCGACAAAAAGACACTTAATCCATAGGGGCTTGGCGTGATAGCCCTGTGAAAGCGACAAAGTGCCGTTATGAATCGGCGGCGATGCGCCGATCTTGAGCGGCCAGCGGCGGCGCCAGGCGATCAGTCCTGGCGTTCAGGACGAGCGGCATTTTCCAGTTCCGCGACCTTGGCTTCCAGGGCTTCCAGACGAGCGCGGGTGCGCGCCAGCACGGCCATCTGGCTGTCGAATTCCTCGCGGCTGACCAGGTCGAGCTTGCTGAAGGCGCCTTGCAGGAGAATCTTCAATTGCGCCTCGAATTCGCTGCGCGGCAGGGGCTTTTCGGCATTGAACAGGCGTGAGGCGTGATCGCTCAGGGCGTCGAGGAGGGCTTTGGGGGCGAGCATGATGATTTCCCGAACTCAGAGGGGCCGGAGTGTAGCACGATGCATCCGGGTGCATTCCTGGGGCGGCACACGCACGCTAAGTGCGCACGGCGAGGTGCACGTGCGCACCGTTATTGTGCGCGGCGCTGCGCCCAGCCCGTGGTCATGAACCTCGGCTGCTGGGCAATCTCTTGATTTCCGTGATTTTTTTCGAGCTGGCAAGCTTTCTGCAAAGACCTGCTTGACCCATGCACTGATGCAGTCGCTGTGACGAATGCAGTGCGGCAGGCGGAGCGGGGATGTTTCGTCAGATGCGGATGGCTGGCGTCGGCAAGCGACCTCACAGGCGGCCGACACGTTACAAAGCCAGGCACTGCGCTTAGACTTGAGACGGGTTTGTTTTCCTGGGGCAAGTCCATCAATTCGGGAGAAAGTTTCATGAAGCTAGTCACTGCAATCATCAAGCCGTTCAAGTTGGATGACGTGCGCGAATCGTTGTCCGAGATCGGCGTGCAGGGCATCACTGTCACCGAGGTCAAGGGCTTCGGTCGTCAGAAAGGTCACACCGAGCTGTATCGCGGCGCTGAATACGTCGTCGACTTCCTTCCCAAGGTCAAGATCGATGTCGCCATCGACGACAAGGATCTGGACCGGGTCATCGAGGCCATTACCAAAGCAGCCAACACCGGCAAGATCGGCGACGGCAAGATCTTCGTCGTGAATCTGGAACAGGCTATCCGTATCCGTACCGGCGAAACCGACACCGACGCGATCTAAGCCGCCAAACCCAACGCCCCAGGAGAAACAATATGACTCTGCGTCAATTCGCAGGGCTAGGAGCCCTGTTGTCCCTCGCTTTACCTGGTCTGGCCCTGGCGGCTGAACCGGCTGCCGAACCTGTGCTCAATTCGGGCGACACCGCCTGGATGCTCACCGCCACCGCCCTGGTGCTGTTCATGACCATCCCGGGCCTGGCGCTGTTCTACGGCGGCATGGTGCGCTCCAAGAACCTGCTCTCGGTGATGATGCAGTGCTTCGCCATTACCGGCCTGATCAGCGTGCTGTGGGTCGTCTACGGCTACAGCCTGGCGTTCGACACCACCGGCATGGAAGCGGGCGTGGTCAACTTCAGCTCTTTCGTTGGCGGCTTGCAGAAAGCCTTCCTGGCCGGCGTGACGCCTGCCAGCCTGACCGGCCCCACCGCGCTGTTCCCTGAAGCCGTGTTCGTGACCTTCCAGATGACCTTCGCGATCATCACCCCGGCGCTGATCGTCGGTGCCTTCGCCGAGCGCATGAAGTTCTCCGCGATGCTGGTGTTCATGGGCGTGTGGTTCACCCTGGTCTACGCACCGATCGCCCACATGGTATGGAGCGGTGTCGGCGGCCTGATGTGGGACTGGGGCGTTCTGGACTTCGCAGGCGGTACCGTCGTGCACATCAACGCCGGTGTCGCCGGTCTGGTGGCCTGCCTGGTGCTGGGCAAGCGCAAAGGCTACCCAACCACTCCGATGGCTCCGCATAACCTCGGCTACACCCTGGTCGGTGCTGCCATGCTGTGGATCGGCTGGTTCGGCTTCAACGCCGGTTCCGCTGCGGCGGCCAACGGCACTGCCGGCATGGCGATGCTGGTCACCCAGATCGCGACCGCCGCTGCCGCGCTGGGCTGGATGTTCGCCGAGTGGATCACCCACGGCAAGCCAAGCGCGCTGGGTATCGCCTCGGGCGTGGTGGCCGGCCTGGTTGCCATCACTCCGGCAGCCGGTACCGTCGGCCCGATGGGCGCTCTGATCATCGGCCTGGTAGCGGGTGTGATCTGCTTCCTGTGTGCCACCAGCCTCAAGCGCAAGATGGGTTATGACGACTCGCTGGACGCCTTCGGCGTGCATGGTATCGGCGGCATCGTCGGTGCGATCCTCACCGGCGTCTTCGCTGCGCCTGCCTTGGGCGGCTTCGGCACCGTCACCGACATCGGCGCCCAGGTCTGGGTGCAGTTCAAGGGCGTCGCCTTCACCGTGGTCTACACCGCTGTGGTGACCTGGGTCATCCTCAAGGTGCTGGACGTGGTCATGGGCCTGCGGGTTACCGAAGAAGAAGAGGTCGTGGGTCTGGACCTTGCGCAACACAACGAGCGTGGCTACAACCTGTAAGCCAGCCTGTAAAAAGTGCCCGGTTCTGCCGGGCATTTTTTTGCCTGAATTTTAGGGATCAAGCGCACTTCGGCGCTGTCATTGATTGTGCACGCGGCGATGTTATAGAACCTCTGTGCCGCCCATGGCAGAGCATCTGCCAGCCTTGGGTGAAGCAGACGGGCAACTCGGTTTATCGCGCGCTTTGCTTTTTTCTCAGGCGAGTTAGAATGCGCGCCGAACGTGCGGAGAACAGTATGTGGCAGCAAGCTGTGATAACGCTCAGGGCCAGGCCCCGCGGGTTTCACTTGGTGACCGACGAGCTCGTGGCAGGTCTGCCCGAGCTGCGCAGTTGTCGTGTCGGCTTGCTGCATCTGTGGTTGCAACACACCTCGGCTTCGTTGACCGTCAACGAAAATGCCGACCCGGCTGTACGTCGTGATTTCGAACGCTTTTTCAACCGCCTGGTCCCTCAGGATGTGGCGGGGTTCGAACACAACGACGAAGGTCCCGATGACCTGCCGGCGCACTTCAAGGCCAGTTTGCTAGGCTGCCAGCTGATTTTGCCGGTTTCCGCCGGACGTCTGGCGCTGGGCACGTGGCAAGGTGTTTATCTCGGCGAGCATCGCGATCATGGCGGTGCTCGCCGGGTTCTGGCCACCCTGCAGGGTGACTGGGAATAACCGCTGGTTTCAGCGGTGCTGGTTCTGAAGGCGGCTCGACTTTAAAGGCTGCTCGGCTATAACTAATCTGCTTTCGCAAGTCATGAGGTAGAACATGAGCGACGACGACAACGACAATGACGATCTGGTAGACGATCTGGAAGGCGAGGACGACGGCGAGGAGCTCAGTGCTGCGCCCGAGGACGACGCCCCTGATGCCGAAGACGGTGCCGAGGCTTCGGCCACGCCCGCCAAAGGTAAGGCCAAGGCTGCGGTTTCGGTCGATGAGCTGCCCAGCATCGAAGCCAAGCAAAAGGATCGCGACGCTCTGGCACGTGCCATGGAAGAGTTCCTCGCTCGTGGCGGCCAGGTGCAGCAAGTGGAGGCCAATGTGGTCGCCGATCCGCCCAAGAAGCCGGACAACAAGTACGGCAGCCGCCCTATCTGAGGCGTGCTGAAGAAAAAGCCCGCTGTCGCTGCGGGCTTTTTCTTGTCTGGCGTATTGATTGGCTGGTCAGGCCCAGCGCGCCAGGACTTCGGGCAGTTGCGACAAATTGTGGATCTGCGCGTCGGGGCGATGCGCTGCATCCCAGGCGTTGCCCTGCGGGTTGAACCAGATGGTTTTCAGCCCGGCGCGCTGGGCCCCGCCGACATCGTCTTGCGGATGATCGCCAATGTGCACGGCCTGGTCGGCCGCGCAGTCGGCACGGCGCAGCGCCTCCTGGAAGGGCGCCGGGTCGGGCTTGCCGATGCCCAGGTCCTCGGCACACAGGGCGAAGTCGAAATAGTCGGCCAGCCCCAGGCGACGGATATCGGCGTTGCCGTTGGTGATCACGCCCAAGGTGTAGGTCTTGGCGAGGATCTCCAGGGTCGGCACCACCTCCGGGAACACCTGCACCTGATGGCGCTCCTGCAGAAAGGCCTCGAAGCTGCGTTCTGCGAGGTCCATGGCCTGGTCCTGGTCGTAGCCGACATCGCGCAAGGCGTGGAACAGCACCTGGCGGCGCAGGGCGCTGATGCGGTGCTTCAGGCCCGGCTCGGCGGCCACCAGCCGGGCGCGGATGGCCCCCAGATGCTCTACAGGCACCGAGCCCAGGCGTGGGGCGTGCTCGACCAGCCAGTTGCGCAGCAGGGCTTCGGCGCCCTGAATGGCCGGGACGTTGTCCCACAGGGTGTCGTCCAGGTCGAAGGTAATCAGCTTAATCATCGGTTTTGCCCTTGCGTCTGGCCCTGGGGTGGGCGCTGTCGTACACGGTGGCCAGGTGCTGGAAGTCCAGGTGGGTGTAGATCTGTGTGGTGCTGATATCGGCGTGGCCGAGCAGCTCCTGCACCGCACGCAGATCCTGGGACGACTCCAGCAGGTGACTGGCAAAGGAATGGCGCAGCATGTGCGGGTGCAGGTTCTGTCCCAGTTCTCGCTCGCCAGCGGCCTTCAGGCGCAGCTGGATCGAGCGCTGGCCCAGGCGCTTGCCATGCTGGCCGATGAACACTGCCTCGTCGCGTGGGTTGGCCAGGGCACGCAGGTGCAGCCACGCCTGCAGCGCCTGGCGGGCCTTGCTGCCTACTGGCAGGACGCGGGTCTTGTTGCCTTTGCCGGTAACCTGCACCAGGCCGTCGTCCAGGTCCAGCTGGTCAAGGTCCAGCCCGGCCAGTTCCGAGAGGCGCAGCCCGGAAGAATAGAACAGCTCCATGATCGCCTGGTCGCGGCGGGCCAGAAAGTCATCTTCCACGGCTCCATCGAGCAGTTGCGCGGTGCGGTCGGTGTCCAGGGTCTTGGGCAGCCGGCGTTCGCCCTTCGGCGGTGACAGGCCGGCGGCCGGATCGTGCTGACAAAGCCCTTCTCGATTGAGGTACAGGTACAGTCCGCGAACCGCCGAGAGCAAGCGTGCCAGGCTGCGCGAGGACTGTCCTTGCTGATGCTGGCGGGCGACGAAGCTGCGCAACTGCTGCGGGTCGAGGGCCGACCAGCTGGTGAGCTGTTGCTGACGGCAGTGCGCCAGGACCTTGTCCAGGTCCCGGCGGTACGCCAGCAGGGTGTGCAGTGACATCTGGCGCTCACTGCGCAGGTGCGTGCAGTAGGCCTCCAGCTGCTCTTCCAACGCTAGCGCACCGAACGCAGGGCGTGGGTGAAGCGTGGCAGCAGGCGGCTCAGCACCTGGGCGATGTAGCCAAGGAACAGGGTGCCGATCGAACTCTTGTAATGCTGTGGGTCATGGCTGCCCACCGCCAGGACACCATGCAGGCCCTGATGGTTGAGGGTCACCAACGCGGTCGAACCCACGTCCTTGGCCTGCTCGGCGCCGAACAGGAACGCCAGCTCGTGCTCGCGCAGTGCGCCACACACGGCCTTGTCGCCCATCAGCCCGCCAATCGCCTTCTGTGCTTCGGCGCTGCTGACCCAGCGGCCCACGGGCATGCCGTTTTCACCGAACAGGATCAGGCTGACGAAGGGCACTTGGAAGTCATGACGCAAGCCGTCCTCGACCGCCATGATCAGCTCTTCGAGGCTGCCGGCGTCCATCAGCGCCAGGTTCAGGCGTCGGGTCTTCTCGAACAGTCGATCATTGTCCCGGGCGACGTCCATCAACTGTGACAGCCGGTGGCGCATCTCGATGTTGCGTTCGCGCAACAGCTTGAGCTGGCGCTCGACCAGCGAGACGCTGTCGCCACGCTGATGCGGAATGCGCATGCTCACCAGCAGCTCATCGTGCTCGGCGAAGAACTCCGGGTGCTGGAGCAGGTAGGCGATGACCGCCTCTGCTTCCAGGTTGGGCGCCGCGTCCTGGTGGGGCGGCAGCTCGGTGATGGTTGAAGCAGGAGGCTGATCGGTCATCGCATTTGCTCACTCATAGACGAACCTGACCTTCGTAGACACGCACCGCCGGCCCGGTCATCAACACCGGTTGGCCCGGCCCCGCCCATTCGATGGACAGGCGTCCGCCGGGCAGGTCGATCAGCACCGGGGAGTCCATCCAGCCCTGGCTGATCGCTGCCACGGCTGCGGCGCAGGCGCCGGTGCCGCAGGCCTGGGTTTCCCCGGCGCCGCGTTCCCAGACGCGCAGCTGCGCACGCTGACGATCCACGACGTGCAGGAAACCGACGTTGACCCGCGCCGGGAAGCGTGGGTGGTGTTCGATTTTCGGTCCCAGTTGATGCACGGGCGCGTTGTTGATGTCATCCACCCGCAGCACCGCATGGGGGTTGCCCATCGACACGGCGGCCAGCTGCACGGTGCGACCGTCGACTTCCAGGTCGTAGCTGTCGGCCTGCTGGTCGGCCTTGAACGGGATCTGTTCCGGCACGAAGCGCGGGGGCCCCATGTCGACGCAGATCTGACCGTCGTTGCGTACGTTCAGTTCGATGATGCCGCTCTTGGTCTCGACGCGGATCTTGCGTTTGGCGGTGAGGCGTTTATCCAGCACGAAGCGGGCGAAGCAGCGCGCGCCGTTGCCGCACTGCTCGACCTCGGAACCGTCGGAATTGAAAATCCGGTAGCGGAAGTCGACGTCCGGGTTGTTCGGCGCCTCGACGATCAGCAACTGGTCGAAGCCGATGCCGGTGTGCCGGTCCCCCCACTGCTTGGCGTGCTTGGGTTGGATATGCGCGTGCTGGCTGACCAGGTCGAGGACCATGAAGTCATTGCCCAGG
The Pseudomonas sp. DTU_2021_1001937_2_SI_NGA_ILE_001 DNA segment above includes these coding regions:
- a CDS encoding accessory factor UbiK family protein; this translates as MLAPKALLDALSDHASRLFNAEKPLPRSEFEAQLKILLQGAFSKLDLVSREEFDSQMAVLARTRARLEALEAKVAELENAARPERQD
- the glnK gene encoding P-II family nitrogen regulator, which encodes MKLVTAIIKPFKLDDVRESLSEIGVQGITVTEVKGFGRQKGHTELYRGAEYVVDFLPKVKIDVAIDDKDLDRVIEAITKAANTGKIGDGKIFVVNLEQAIRIRTGETDTDAI
- a CDS encoding ammonium transporter gives rise to the protein MTLRQFAGLGALLSLALPGLALAAEPAAEPVLNSGDTAWMLTATALVLFMTIPGLALFYGGMVRSKNLLSVMMQCFAITGLISVLWVVYGYSLAFDTTGMEAGVVNFSSFVGGLQKAFLAGVTPASLTGPTALFPEAVFVTFQMTFAIITPALIVGAFAERMKFSAMLVFMGVWFTLVYAPIAHMVWSGVGGLMWDWGVLDFAGGTVVHINAGVAGLVACLVLGKRKGYPTTPMAPHNLGYTLVGAAMLWIGWFGFNAGSAAAANGTAGMAMLVTQIATAAAALGWMFAEWITHGKPSALGIASGVVAGLVAITPAAGTVGPMGALIIGLVAGVICFLCATSLKRKMGYDDSLDAFGVHGIGGIVGAILTGVFAAPALGGFGTVTDIGAQVWVQFKGVAFTVVYTAVVTWVILKVLDVVMGLRVTEEEEVVGLDLAQHNERGYNL
- a CDS encoding secondary thiamine-phosphate synthase enzyme YjbQ, with translation MWQQAVITLRARPRGFHLVTDELVAGLPELRSCRVGLLHLWLQHTSASLTVNENADPAVRRDFERFFNRLVPQDVAGFEHNDEGPDDLPAHFKASLLGCQLILPVSAGRLALGTWQGVYLGEHRDHGGARRVLATLQGDWE
- the sutA gene encoding transcriptional regulator SutA, with the protein product MSDDDNDNDDLVDDLEGEDDGEELSAAPEDDAPDAEDGAEASATPAKGKAKAAVSVDELPSIEAKQKDRDALARAMEEFLARGGQVQQVEANVVADPPKKPDNKYGSRPI
- a CDS encoding HAD family hydrolase; translated protein: MIKLITFDLDDTLWDNVPAIQGAEALLRNWLVEHAPRLGSVPVEHLGAIRARLVAAEPGLKHRISALRRQVLFHALRDVGYDQDQAMDLAERSFEAFLQERHQVQVFPEVVPTLEILAKTYTLGVITNGNADIRRLGLADYFDFALCAEDLGIGKPDPAPFQEALRRADCAADQAVHIGDHPQDDVGGAQRAGLKTIWFNPQGNAWDAAHRPDAQIHNLSQLPEVLARWA
- the xerC gene encoding tyrosine recombinase XerC, with the protein product MEEQLEAYCTHLRSERQMSLHTLLAYRRDLDKVLAHCRQQQLTSWSALDPQQLRSFVARQHQQGQSSRSLARLLSAVRGLYLYLNREGLCQHDPAAGLSPPKGERRLPKTLDTDRTAQLLDGAVEDDFLARRDQAIMELFYSSGLRLSELAGLDLDQLDLDDGLVQVTGKGNKTRVLPVGSKARQALQAWLHLRALANPRDEAVFIGQHGKRLGQRSIQLRLKAAGERELGQNLHPHMLRHSFASHLLESSQDLRAVQELLGHADISTTQIYTHLDFQHLATVYDSAHPRARRKGKTDD
- a CDS encoding DUF484 family protein; its protein translation is MTDQPPASTITELPPHQDAAPNLEAEAVIAYLLQHPEFFAEHDELLVSMRIPHQRGDSVSLVERQLKLLRERNIEMRHRLSQLMDVARDNDRLFEKTRRLNLALMDAGSLEELIMAVEDGLRHDFQVPFVSLILFGENGMPVGRWVSSAEAQKAIGGLMGDKAVCGALREHELAFLFGAEQAKDVGSTALVTLNHQGLHGVLAVGSHDPQHYKSSIGTLFLGYIAQVLSRLLPRFTHALRSVR
- the dapF gene encoding diaminopimelate epimerase, giving the protein MLLRFTKMHGLGNDFMVLDLVSQHAHIQPKHAKQWGDRHTGIGFDQLLIVEAPNNPDVDFRYRIFNSDGSEVEQCGNGARCFARFVLDKRLTAKRKIRVETKSGIIELNVRNDGQICVDMGPPRFVPEQIPFKADQQADSYDLEVDGRTVQLAAVSMGNPHAVLRVDDINNAPVHQLGPKIEHHPRFPARVNVGFLHVVDRQRAQLRVWERGAGETQACGTGACAAAVAAISQGWMDSPVLIDLPGGRLSIEWAGPGQPVLMTGPAVRVYEGQVRL